The window GCTTGGGTCGGCTCATGCCTGGCGCGCAGGCGCACTATCCCGTCCGGTCAGACTCCTTGCAGTCGGGCCTGGGCATTCGCGTCAGATGTTGCGCGCGCACGAAAGTCACTGCAAAATTCTCCTGCACAAGGACATTACCATCTCTGGACGCACGGCGCCAGATTCATCGCGGGGAGGACACATGCCGATTGAGGATGAGGACCGGCCGCGGAAGAAGATCACGCACGAGATCGGACAGGATCTCTCGCTGCTGTCGGTCGAGGAATTGACCGAGCGCATCGTGCTACTCACGACCGAAGTCAATCGCCTGAAAGAGGCGATGACGAAGAAGCGCGCGTCGAAGGACGCCGCGAACGCGTTCTTCAAGTCGTAGCGCTGCGACATCACAAGCGTCGTCCCGGACAAGCGAGCAAAGCGAGCGCGATCCGGGACCCATATGTGGACGGCCCCCGTGGCACAAGAGCTTTCTGGGATTGGTCGGATCGCTGTCATCCATATGTCCGGCCTGTTTGATGCGATCGTGTTGATCGCTGGGCCAAGATGGTTTCCGCGACGCGAGTGCCAAACAACCTGGCGACCTTGTGAAGGCCAATGGGTCCCGCGGCTTGTCTCGCGTTCTGGATCGATCGATCATTCCATCTGCTCTTGCAGCTCCGGTTCGTCCGGCGAGCGCTACGTCCGGCCGGCCGACTTGTTAGGTGACAGCGTTCATGCGTGCGGCATCATAGCTCTCGCCGGTCGCCATCAGCTTCCAGGCGATGCGGGCCACCTTGTTGGCGAGCGCCACGGCCGCAAGCTTCGGCGGCTTGCGCCTGAGCAACGCCACGAGCCAGCGCGAGGGGTGGCCGCGCCCGAGCCTTGCCTGCCGGATCACCGCGGTCGCCCCGGCCACGAGCAGGCGACGCAGGGTCTCGTCGCCAGCGCGGGTGATCTTGCCGAGCCTGGTTTTGCCGGCGGTGGAATGGTCCTTGGGCGTCAGGCCGAGCCAGGCCGCGAACAAGCGGCCGGAGCGGAAGGCGTGCGGGTCCGGCGTCTTCATCACAAGCGAGGTCGCGATGATCGGACCGACCGAGGGGATCTGGGCCAGACGACGGCTTGTGGCGTTGGCCTGGTGCCAGGCCAGCAGCCTGGCCTCGACCGCCTTCAGCTCACCCTGCAACTGCGCATAGTCACGGCCCTGCATGGCGAACAGCTCGCGCGCCATAGCGGGAACGCTCTCGTCCTGCGTGATCCGGGCCAACAGCGGCTCGATCTTGTCCAACCCCTTCGGCGCGATCAGGCCAAACTCCGCCGCGTAGCCGCGGATCGCATTGCTGAGCTGGGTACGGCGGCCGATCAGCCCATCGCGGACACCTGCAAGCATCAGCGCGGCCTGCTGTTCGGCGCTCTTCACCGGCACAAACCGCATCCGCGGTCGGCCCATCGCTTCGCACACCCCATCCGCATCTCGCCCGTCGTTCTTGTTCCGCAGCACATAAGGCTTCACCAACTGCGGCGCTATCAGCTTCACCTCATGGCCAAGCTTGCCAAGCTCGCGCCCCCAGTAATGAGCCGCCCCGCAGGCCTCCATCCCGATCACGGTCGGCGGAAGCTTGGCAAAAAACTCAAGCACCTGCTTGCGCGACAGCTTCTTGCGCAACACCGGCTGTTCCGCCGCGTCAACTCCATGCAGCACAAAAATATGCTTCGACGTATCCATCCCAATACGGATAATCTCTCTCACGGACGGTCTCCTTGTCTGAGATTTACAACAACCTCATTCTGGCACACTGATGCCGTAGGGGGCCGTCCACACCATCAACCACAGCTGTTTCTTGTCGCGTTCGGCTGGGCCGCAGCTGCGCGCAACGCGGGCTTTGGGGGTTATGGGTCCCGGCGTTCGCCGGGACGACTCATGGTGATCGACTTGGACCTGTCCCAAACTAGGTCAATGGCCGACATGGCAAACAAAGCCTGAAGAAATCCGTTCATTTACGATCGGTTAAGCTTTCTCGATTATGACTGCATTGTCCTCGTTTGGACACCGAGTGGCTCCTGTCCACTCTGTTTGACGCCTCCCTGTTATCAACTTCAAAGCCGCCGGAAACGGCGGCTCTTTTTTGTGCGTCCTATCCGTTGGAAACCATAAATCCGGTTGCGGCTGGACTCTTCGGCGCGCCCGCGCAATGATTTGTTCATCATAAGCTGGCGCGTCAGATGCCAGCGGGCGTTACGATGGTGTGAGGGCGTTAACCATGGCCGATCGTTCCCAGAACGAAGCCGGGCTTGTGCTGTTCAGTGAACGGCTGACCAATTCTGCGGCATTCGGTGTGCTGTTCCGGGAAGGCATGGATCTGGTCGAGCAGACCGCCGCCTATCTCGACGGCGACGGCCGTGCCGAGGCCAAGGCGCTGGAACGCTCCGTCAGCCTGACCTATGCCACCGAGAGCATGCGCCTGACCACGCGGCTGATGCAGCTCGCGTCGTGGCTGCTATTGCATCGCGCGGTCAAGGAAGGCGAGATGACGCTGACCCAGGCCAATCGCGAGAAGACCAAGGTGAAGCTGTCGGCCGCCGATCCCGGCCCGGTCGACATGGTGAGCAAGCTGCCGGAGCAATTGCAGCAGCTGATCGCCCGCTCGATGGATCTGCAGGCGCGCGTCCGCCGCCTCGACACCACGATCCATGCGCCGGCGCCGGATCGATCATCGATCGGCAACCCGCTGGTGCCGCAGCTCAACCGGCTCAAGGCTGCGTTCGAGCAGTAAGATTCGAACCGTCAACTCAGTGTGAAGCCTCATTGCGGCGCGGCTTGGCCGGCCGCTGCGGCGTGTGCAGATCGATCACCTGCTGCAGTCGTATCGCCGCCGCCTCCAGCTCCTCCGGTTCGAAGCCGCCGAAGCCGAGCATCAGGCCGGGCCGTGCTGGCGCCTCGTACATCGGTGAAATCGGCCGCACGACGATGCTGTCGGCAAGCGCTGACTTCGCCACTTGCACATCATCGAAGCCTTGCGGCAGCCACAGCAACAGATGCATGCCCTGGTCGCTCGGCTGCAGCGTGACGTGATCGGGCATGTGACGCGTCAGCGATGCGATCAGTGTCGCGCGGCGCGCGGCGTAGACGCCGCGGATGCGCCTGATATGCGCTTCGAACAGTCCCTCGCGCATGTAGGCCGCCAGCACATGCTGGTCGGCGGTCGGTGAATGCCGGTCGAGCAGCGCCCGCGCGCCGGCGAAGGCGTCGATCAGCGGCAGCGGCGCCACGACGTAGCCGAGCCGCAGCGAAGGAAACAGCACCTTGCTCAACGTGCCCAGATAAATCACGCGCGACGGCGCGAGGCCTTGCATCGACGGGAAGGGATGACCGGCATAGCGCAGCTCGCTGTCATAGTCGTCCTCGATGATCCACGCATTGCTTCGAGCGGCCCACGCCACCAGCGCGTTGCGGCGGGCCATGCTCATCGGCATGCCCAGTGGGTATTGATGCGAGGGCGTCACGAAAGCCGCGCGCGCATCCGGGCAGGCGGCAATCGCCGCATCGACGTCGATGCCTTGTGCATCGACGCCCACGCGCGTGGTGACGAGATCGAGATCGTCGAGCACCGCCGTCATGCCGGGATAGGCCGGATCCTCGGCCCAGACCCGATCGCCCGCAGACAGCAGCACGCGGCCGGCGAGATAAAGGCCCTGCTGCGTGCCGGCCGTGATCACGACCTGCTCGGGCTCGCAATGCACCGCGCGGGACTTGCGCACATAGTCGACGATCGCCTGCCGTAGCTCGATCAGGCCGCGCGGATCGCCGTAGCTTGCAGGTGCTGCCGCGCGCGATGCCCGCACGCGGTTGCCGAGGCGGCGCCAATTGTCATCAGGGGCGACGGCGCCTCCGGGGACCGCAATCGCAAACGGGACTTCGGGCATCGGCGTGAAGGCCGCCACAACCTTGGCAAGTCGCACCGCGCGCGGCGGCAACTCGATCGGCGCAGTCTTGTTCGGGCTGCGGCCAGCCGGCGGGCGGGGTGGCCGTGCTTGTTCCGCAAGCGTCGGCGCGACGCGGGTGCCGGCGCCGACCTGCGACTCCAGATAGCCCTCGGCCTGCAATTGCTCGAAGGCTTCCGTCACCGTGCCGCGCGCCACGCCGAGCGAGGTCGACAGCGCGCGCGTCGACGGCAGATATTCGCCGGCCTTCAGTTCGCCATTGGCGATGGCTGCGCGCAGGGACTGCGCGATCTGGCGTCCGACCTGTCCGGCGGCGCGGTCGACCGCCCGCAGCGAGGGGATGCTGATGGTGGCGCGCAGGCGGGGCATAGTGGACCAGTCATGATGATCGAAAGTGGCTCTTATCATAGGCCACTTCGGCGCTATGGTGCGAGCAACAATTCGATGAGATTTGCCAAGAGGTCTGCCATGTACCTGCCGCCGCATTTCAAGATGGATGAGCTCGGCCCGATCCACGCCGCGATGCGGGCCTCAAAGCTCGCGACGCTGGTCACCGCGACCGCGGACGGGCTGATCGGAACGCCGCTGCCGCTGATCCTCAGCGAAAACGAGGGCGATTACGGCACCCTGTACGGTCATGTCGCGCGGCCCAATCCGCAGTGGAAGCTGCCCGCGGTCGGCGAAGCGATGGCGATTTTCACCGGACCCGACGCCTATGTGACGCCGTCCTGGTATGTGACCAAGGCCGAGCACGGCAAGGTGGTGCCGACCTGGAACTACCTCGCCGTCCACGCCTATGGGTCGGCCGAGTTCTTCGAGGATGCGGATCGCCTGCTCGATGTCGTGACCCGGCTGACCGCGTTGCACGAGAGTTCGCGGCAGGAAGTTTGGCAAGTCAGCGATGCGCCTGATGATTTCATCAAGGCGCAGCTGCGCGGCATCGTCGGCTTCCGGATGCCGATCACACGGATCGACGCCAAGAAGAAGATGAGTCAGAACCGCAAGCTCGAGGATCGCGCCGGCGTCATCGCCGGCCTTGGCGCCAGCGACAATCCCGCTGACCGCGAGGTCGCGGCGATGATTCCGGCGAATTGACGAAAGCCGCCGATGGAATTGTACCTTGCCTTTGCGGTCACGACCGCGACCTTCGCGCTGATCCCGGGTCCGGCCATGCTCTATGCCGCGGCCCGCACCCTGGCGGGTGGCCGGCGCGCCGGGCTGATGGCCTCGCTCGGCCTGCATCTCGGCGGCTACGTCCATGTCATTGCCGCGGCCGCCGGCCTCGCGCTGCTGTTTCATGCGGTGCCGCCGCTGTTCATGGCGATGAAGCTTGCCGGTGCGGCCTATCTGGTCTGGCTCGGGCTCTCGCTGTTCCGCGATCGCGACAGTGCAAAGCGTCCCGAGTTGACGCCGCTGTCCGCGGAGCGCGCCTTCGCGCAAAGCATCGTCGTCGAGGTGCTCAATCCGAAGACCGCGATCTTCTTCCTGGCGTTCCTGCCGCAATTCGTCGATGCGTCGGCCAGCGTGCCGGTCTGGGCCCAGCTGTTCCTGCTCGGCACCATCGTCAACCTGACGTTCTCGGCAGTCGATATCGTCTGCGTGTTTTTCGCCAGCGCCGTGATGGCAAGGCTGCAGCGCTCCCGCAGGTCACAGCGGATCATGCAACGGATCGGCGGCAGCATCCTGGTCGCGCTCGGCGCGCGGCTCGCCTTCCAGGATCGCTAGGGTTACGGCGATCGAAGCCAAAGCCGGTGTCGCGCGTCGCGTTGCTCAGGTGAGCATGCCGCTTGGGCTCCCTCCCGCAGAAGGGAGCCCGTCCGCCGGCAACTCCCTCACGCGCGCGTGCCACTGAGTTGCCCGACGGCGCAAGCCCCTCGCGGGAAAATATTTCGCTTTATCAGAAGCGCAACTCGGTGTATGAATTGCCCGTCTCACCCGATCGAGGGGCGCTGCGCATCGTCACGGGTGTTGCGGTGAGATGCGGTGGACGCCGAGCGTGCGACTGACGAGAGCACGCGACGCGGACGGTGAAGTCGTGTGGTCCTGACGCCCTAGGTGGTAGGTGTCCCTCGCGAGATGCGAAGCATCTCGCGAGGCGGTGACAAACAAGCCCAGTCTCGCCGGGGAGAGCACGAAGTAAGCCGTAACCCATCGCGCAGGGAAAGCCGGAATGCTCCGGTTACACCTGTGGTCCGACCTCCGGTGCTTTTTATTTGCACCGGACCCATGGGTGCGATCGGCACCCGGCTTTCCCTGCGCCCTCTGCGAGTAGAGGGCGAAACGAGATGCAGAACTCGGGCAGGATATGTCGCGAGAGCGTGGATGTATGACTCAAGAGTCGGGCCACACACTCAGTGTCGTCCCGGCGCAGGCCGGGACCCATAACCACAAATGGCAATTGGTGCGCGACGCTGGGGCCACAGCCCTCTCCAACAACACGAACCTGTGGTTGATGGTGTGGACGGCCCCCTACGGCATCAGTGTGCCAGAATGAGGTTGTTGTAAATCTCAGACAAGGAGACCGTCCGTGAGAGAGATTATCCGTATTGGGATGGATACGTCGAAGCATATTTTTGTGCTGCATGGAGTTGACGCGGCGGAACAGCCGGTGTTGCGCAAGAAGCTGTCGCGCAAGCAGGTGCTTGAGTTTTTTGCCAAGCTTCCGCCGACCGTGATCGGGATGGAGGCCTGCGGGGCGGCTCATTACTGGGGGCGCGAGCTTGGCAAGCTTGGCCATGAGGTGAAGCTGATAGCGCCGCAGTTGGTGAAGCCTTATGTGCTGCGGAACAAGAACGACGGGCGAGATGCGGATGGGGTGTGCGAAGCGATGGGCCGACCGCGGATGCGGTTTGTGCCGGTGAAGAGCGCCGAACAGCAGGCCGCGCTGATGCTTGCAGGTGTCCGCGATGGGCTGATCGGCCGCCGTACCCAGCTCAGCAATGCGATCCGCGGCTACGCGGCGGAGTTTGGCCTGATCGCGCCGAAGGGGTTGGACAAGATCGAGCCGCTGTTGGCCCGGATCACGCAGGACGAGAGCGTTCCCGCTATGGCGCGCGAGCTGTTCGCCATGCAGGGCCGTGACTATGCGCAGTTGCAGGGTGAGCTGAAGGCGGTCGAGGCCAGGCTGCTGGCCTGGCACCAGGCCAACGCCACAAGCCGTCGTCTGGCCCAGATCCCCTCGGTCGGTCCGATCATCGCGACCTCGCTTGTGATGAAGACGCCGGACCCGCACGCCTTCCGCTCCGGCCGCTTGTTCGCGGCCTGGCTCGGCCTGACGCCCAAGGACCATTCCACCGCCGGCAAAACCAGGCTCGGCAAGATCACCCGCGCTGGCGACGAGACCCTGCGTCGCCTGCTCGTGGCCGGGGCGACCGCGGTGATCCGGCAGGCAAGGCTCGGGCGCGGCCACCCCTCGCGCTGGCTCGTGGCGTTGCTCAGGCGCAAGCCGCCGAAGCTTGCGGCCGTGGCGCTCGCCAACAAGGTGGCCCGCATCGCCTGGAAGCTGATGGCGACCGGCGAGAGCTATGATGCCGCACGCATGAACGCTGTCACCTAACAGGTCGGCCGGCCGGACGTAGCGCTCGCCGGACGAACCGGAGCTGCAAGAGCAGATGGAATGATCGATCGATCCAGAACGCGAGACAAGCCGCGGGACCCATTGGCCTTCACAAGGTCGCCAGGTTGTTTGGCACTCGCGTCGCGGAAACCATCTTGGCCCAGCGATCAACACGATCGCATCAAACAGGCCGGACATATGGATGACAGCGATCCGACCAATCCCAGAAAGCTCTTGTGCCACGAGGGCCGTCCACATATGGGTCCCGGCTTTCGCCGGGACGACGATTGTGGATGCAGGCCGTGCCACACACTCAGTATCGTCCTGGCGAAAGCCAGGACCCATTACCCCAATCCTCAGTTGTTGCGCGCGCTCGGGCCACGATCCCGTTCATCACCGAATGCGGTGGTTATGGATCCTGGCCTTCGCCAGGATGACGCATGGAGCGAGCCGCGCGCTCGTCCGGCCAACCGATCGGGGCAACCGCCAAAACAAAAACGCCCCCGAGACGGAGGCGTTTTGCGTTTGATCGGTAGGGCGATCCCGAAGCGGACTTTAGTCCTTCTTGAGGAAGCCCGAAAACTTCTTCTGGAAGCGCGAGACACGGCCGCCGCGGTCCATCAGCTGCTGGGTACCGCCGGTCCAGGCCGGGTGCGACTTGGGGTCGATGTCGAGGTTCAGCGTGTCGCCTTCCTTGCCCCAGGTCGAGCGGGTCAGGTACTCGGTGCCGTCGGTCATGACGACCTTAATCGTATGATAATTCGGATGAATATCGGCTTTCATGACAGTTCCTTCGGCGCGCCAGCGCCCGTCTCAAGACATCTAGGTACGGGATTTGGGCGGCTCTATAACCCATGGAGCCCCCCAAAACAAGCCAAGAAAGGGGAGCTTAAGCCCATCACCGGATTGGGACTTTACCGGATTTGCCAGCCGGGGTCGGCGGGCCTATGTGGGGGCGATAGAACCGGTCTAGATATATGAGTGTAGCCGAACAGCTTGAGCCCCCTCGCGGCCCCCCCGAGCCGCCGCGTGATGCGTTGCTCGATGAGGAGGCCTTCATCGAGAGCCAGATCACCGAGCCGGCGAAGAGCCGTGCCCGCTTGCGGCCCCTGCTTGCGCTCGCGCCCTATGTGGCGCGCTACAAGGGACGGGCGATCCTCGCGCTGATCTCGTTGACGATCGCGGCGATCACCACGCTGATTGTGCCGGTCGCGGTGCGGCGGATGATCGACCTCGGCTTCACGCCCGAAGGCATCGCGATGATCAACAGCTATTTCAGCGTGATGCTCGCGGTCGTCGCTGTGCTCGCCTGTGCCAGCGCCTCGCGCTACTACCTCGTGATGACGATCGGAGAGCGCATCGTCGCCGATCTCAGGGGCGACGTGTTCGCGCATCTGATCTCGCTGTCGCCCTCGTTCTTCGATTCCGCACGGTCGGGCGAATTGGTGTCGCGGCTCACTGCCGACACCACGCAGATCAAGTCCGCGGTCGGTGCCTCGGTGTCGATCGCGCTGCGCAATGTGATGCTGTTCTTCGGCGCCGCCGCGATGATGGTGATCACGAGCCCGCGGCTCTCGGGCTTCGTGCTGCTCGCGATTCCGATGATCGTGATTCCGCTGGTCGCGTTCGGTCGCTGGGTGCGGCGGCTGTCGCGCCACGCCCAGGACACGTTGGCCGATGCCAGCGCCTATGCGAGCGAGCTGGTCAATGCGATCCGCACCGTGCAGGCCTATACCGGCGAGCGGCTTGCCAAGGCGCGCTTTGCCCGCGAGGTCGAGCAGGCCTATGAGGCCGCGCGCAGCTCGACCAAGGCGCGCGCGGTGCTGACGCTGATCGTCATTTTCATCGTGTTCGCCAGCGTCGTCGTGATCCTCTGGGTCGGCTCGCACGACGTGCTGATCGGCGCCATCAGCCCCGGCCGGCTCGGCCAGTTCATTCTTTATACGGCCTTCGCCGCGAGCGGCCTCGGCCAGCTCAGCGAGGTCTGGGGCGAGGTCTCGGCCGCATCGGGCGCCGCCGAACGGCTGTTCGAGATTTTGCGCGTCAGGCCGCAGATCGCGGCTCCCGCTTCGCCGCGCGCACTGCCGCAGCCCGCGCGGGGCGATGTCGGCTTCGACAATGTCAGCTTCGCCTATCCGACTAGGCCGAACGCGCTGGCCGTCGACGGCGTATCGCTGGAGGTACGCTCCGGCGAGAAGGTCGCGATCGTCGGTCCGTCCGGCGCCGGCAAGAGCACATTGTTCCACCTGCTGCTGCGCTTCTACGATCCGAAATCAGGCATCATCTCGCTCGACGGCGTGCCGATCCGGCAGGCCGATCCGGCCGACGTGCGCGCGCGGATCGCGCTGGTGCCGCAGGATTCCGTGGTATTCGCCGCGAGCGCCCGCGACAACATCCGGTTCGGCCGGCCCGACGCCACCGACGCTGAGATCGAGCGCGCCGCCGAGCTCGCCCATGCCACCGAATTCCTGCGCCGGCTGCCCGACGGCTTCGACGCCCAGCTCGGCGAGCGCGGCGTGACGCTGTCCGGCGGCCAGCGCCAGCGCATCGCGATCGCGCGCGCGATCCTGCGCGATGCGCCGCTGCTGCTGCTCGACGAGGCGACCTCGGCGCTCGACGCCGAGAGCGAGACGTTGGTGCAGACCGCGCTGGAGGAATTGATGCGCCATCGCACCACGCTTGTGATCGCGCATCGCCTGGCGACCGTGCTGTCCTGCGACCGCATCCTGGTGATGGACCAGGGCAGGATCGTCGAGCAGGGCACCCACGCCGAGCTGGTCGCCGCGGGCGGCCTCTATGCGCGGCTGGCGCGACTGCAGTTCGAGGGGATTTGAACGAATTGGGACCCTGTGCGCTCCGCCTATGCGATTCCTATGCGATCGAGCGCGTGCTCCCCTCGAAAACCTATTCCCGCGCAAGGATAGTCGCGCCGCGCCTGACCTCCTTCGACGGCCGAAGGGGCATCGGCGCGCGGGGTGTTCGACTGATGCGCGAGGACGCGACCAAACCCGAGAGCAGGCTGCTCCGTGCCTGGCAGCTTGCCGTGCTGCGCTTCGCAGTGACGCTCGACGACGACGATCGGATGCAGGCGCTTAATGCGGCCGGCGAGGTCGATCGGCTGGGCGGCGCGGCCGATGACGCCTTCCACTTCTTCCGCCGGACGACCGCGGACCTGTGCGCGGCGATCTCCGGTCAGGGCGCGGATCAGGATGCCGTCATCCGGCGATTCCTGGTGCAAATCGACAATGTCAGGCTCAAGCGCGCGGTCGAAGCGGCGATCGCCAGGGACCGCACGCCGCCGAAACTCGTGGCGAGCCGCATCAAACCCGGCAACGATCTTTGGCGGGGGCTGCCGTCGCGGCGTGCAACCGGAACGTAACGAGGGGCTCTCTGCAATCGCCATCACGGCGCGGCGGATATTCCGTCAGAACATGTCGCCACGACCCCTTGCCGGGTTGCTGCGATGAGTGCGATGCGCTTCTCTGTGCTCGAAAAGAGATCGGCCGGTGTCGGACAATGCGGGGAGTGGCGAGATGGGTGGTTTGGTGATCAGCGGCGGCCGGGTGGTGGATCCGGCCAGCGGGATGGACGCGATCGGCGACGTCGCCGTCGTCGACGGCAAGATCGCCGCGGTCGGCACGGGGCTCGGCGGCGCGGAGCGGCAGATCGACGCCACCGGCCTCGTGGTGGCGCCCGGCTTCATCGACCTGCACGCGCATGGCCAGACCATTCCGGCCGATCGCATGCAGGCGTTCGATGGGGTGACGACATCGCTCGATCTCGAGGCCGGCGTGCTGCCGGTGGCATCCTGGTACAAACGCCAGGCCGAGAAGGGGCGGGTGCTGAACTACGGCGCGGCTGCCAACTGGGCGTTCGCGCGGATCGGCGCGATGACCGGCTCGAATGCGGAAAGCTCGCTGGAATCATTCGGCGCAGCGATGCGCGATCGCCGCTGGATCGAGAACGTGGCGACTGAGAGCGAGGTCGGCGGCATCCTCGCGCGCCTTGCCAACGGACTGAATGAGGGCGGCATCGGCATCGGCATTCTCAACGCCTATGCGCCGGGCGCGGGCGTGCAGGAACTGACCGCGGTGTGCCAGCTCGCCGCTGATCATGCGGTGCCGACCTTCACCCACGTCGCCTACATGTCCCGCATCGATCCCGAGAGCGCGGCCGAGGCCTATATCCGCCTGATCGGCTATGCCGGCGCCACCGGCGCGCACATGCACATCTGCCATTTCAACTCGTCGAGCAAGACGGATATCGAGCGCTGCGTTGCGCTGATCGCCAAGGCGCAGGCGCAGGGCCTGCCGATCACGGTGGAGGCCTATCCCTACGGCACCGGCTCGACCGTGCTGGCGGCGACCTTCTTCAGCGATCCCAAATTCGAGGAGCGCAACGGCCTCGGCTACGATTCGGTGCAGCGCGTGACCGACGGTCACCGCTTCGGCAGCCGCGAGGAGCTGCTGGCGGCGCAGGCCGCGGAACCCTCGACGCTGGTGCTGTGGCATGTGCTCGATATCGAGAACAACGCGCATCATCGCGATCTGCTCGACATGGCGGTGCTGTATCCGGGCGGTGCGATCGCGTCCGACGCGATGCCGTGGACGTTGTCGGACGGTCGCCCCTACACCGGCGACGCTTGGCCGCTGCCTGATGATGCCACCTCGCATCCGCGTTCGGCCGGCTGCTTCACCCGCTTCATCCGCGAATGGGTGCGCGAGCGCCGGAAGGTGTCGCTGCTGGAGGGCATCCGCAAATGCGCGCTGATTCCGGCCGAGATTCTGTCCGCGAGCACGCCGGCGATGCGCGCCAAGGGCAGGTTGCAGGTCGGCGCCGATGCCGACGTCGTGGCGTTCGACTTCGAGACGCTCAGCGACCGCGCGACCTTCTCCGCGATGAACCGCCCGGCGGAAGGTGTGCGGCATCTCGTGGTCAGCGGCCAGCCGCTGATCAATGATGGCGTGCTCGATGTCGCGGCACGGCCCGGCCGGCCGGTGCGCCGGCCCGTCACCGGGGGCTGAGGTGCCGGTCCCGATCCTGCTGGTCGCGGGTTTTCTCGGGGCGGGAAAGACCACGGTCGTCAACCATCTGCTGGCGCATGCGCAAGGCCGGCGCATCGCCGCCGTGGTCAACGATTTCGGCGCGATCAATATCGACGCGGAGCTGATCGCCGGCGCCAGCGATGGCGTGGTCAGCCTGAGCAATGGCTGCATCTGTTGCACACTTGAGGGCGATCTGCTGCGCACGCTCGCAACCTTGCTGCGGCGCGATCCGCGTCCCGAATTCATCGTGATCGAGACCAGCGGAATCGCCGATCCCGCCGACATCGTGCGCAACCTGATGGACCCGGTGATCTGGAAGGAGGCGCCGCTCGAGACCGTGCTGTGCGTGGTCGACGCGACGCAGCCGGTGGCCGC of the Bradyrhizobium quebecense genome contains:
- a CDS encoding DUF1192 domain-containing protein, producing the protein MPIEDEDRPRKKITHEIGQDLSLLSVEELTERIVLLTTEVNRLKEAMTKKRASKDAANAFFKS
- a CDS encoding DUF1465 family protein, with the translated sequence MADRSQNEAGLVLFSERLTNSAAFGVLFREGMDLVEQTAAYLDGDGRAEAKALERSVSLTYATESMRLTTRLMQLASWLLLHRAVKEGEMTLTQANREKTKVKLSAADPGPVDMVSKLPEQLQQLIARSMDLQARVRRLDTTIHAPAPDRSSIGNPLVPQLNRLKAAFEQ
- a CDS encoding FMN-binding negative transcriptional regulator; protein product: MYLPPHFKMDELGPIHAAMRASKLATLVTATADGLIGTPLPLILSENEGDYGTLYGHVARPNPQWKLPAVGEAMAIFTGPDAYVTPSWYVTKAEHGKVVPTWNYLAVHAYGSAEFFEDADRLLDVVTRLTALHESSRQEVWQVSDAPDDFIKAQLRGIVGFRMPITRIDAKKKMSQNRKLEDRAGVIAGLGASDNPADREVAAMIPAN
- a CDS encoding ABC transporter ATP-binding protein/permease; translated protein: MSVAEQLEPPRGPPEPPRDALLDEEAFIESQITEPAKSRARLRPLLALAPYVARYKGRAILALISLTIAAITTLIVPVAVRRMIDLGFTPEGIAMINSYFSVMLAVVAVLACASASRYYLVMTIGERIVADLRGDVFAHLISLSPSFFDSARSGELVSRLTADTTQIKSAVGASVSIALRNVMLFFGAAAMMVITSPRLSGFVLLAIPMIVIPLVAFGRWVRRLSRHAQDTLADASAYASELVNAIRTVQAYTGERLAKARFAREVEQAYEAARSSTKARAVLTLIVIFIVFASVVVILWVGSHDVLIGAISPGRLGQFILYTAFAASGLGQLSEVWGEVSAASGAAERLFEILRVRPQIAAPASPRALPQPARGDVGFDNVSFAYPTRPNALAVDGVSLEVRSGEKVAIVGPSGAGKSTLFHLLLRFYDPKSGIISLDGVPIRQADPADVRARIALVPQDSVVFAASARDNIRFGRPDATDAEIERAAELAHATEFLRRLPDGFDAQLGERGVTLSGGQRQRIAIARAILRDAPLLLLDEATSALDAESETLVQTALEELMRHRTTLVIAHRLATVLSCDRILVMDQGRIVEQGTHAELVAAGGLYARLARLQFEGI
- a CDS encoding IS110 family transposase — protein: MREIIRIGMDTSKHIFVLHGVDAAEQPVLRKKLSRKQVLEFFAKLPPTVIGMEACGAAHYWGRELGKLGHEVKLIAPQLVKPYVLRNKNDGRDADGVCEAMGRPRMRFVPVKSAEQQAALMLAGVRDGLIGRRTQLSNAIRGYAAEFGLIAPKGLDKIEPLLARITQDESVPAMARELFAMQGRDYAQLQGELKAVEARLLAWHQANATSRRLAQIPSVGPIIATSLVMKTPDPHAFRSGRLFAAWLGLTPKDHSTAGKTRLGKITRAGDETLRRLLVAGATAVIRQARLGRGHPSRWLVALLRRKPPKLAAVALANKVARIAWKLMATGESYDAARMNAVT
- a CDS encoding PLP-dependent aminotransferase family protein; translation: MPRLRATISIPSLRAVDRAAGQVGRQIAQSLRAAIANGELKAGEYLPSTRALSTSLGVARGTVTEAFEQLQAEGYLESQVGAGTRVAPTLAEQARPPRPPAGRSPNKTAPIELPPRAVRLAKVVAAFTPMPEVPFAIAVPGGAVAPDDNWRRLGNRVRASRAAAPASYGDPRGLIELRQAIVDYVRKSRAVHCEPEQVVITAGTQQGLYLAGRVLLSAGDRVWAEDPAYPGMTAVLDDLDLVTTRVGVDAQGIDVDAAIAACPDARAAFVTPSHQYPLGMPMSMARRNALVAWAARSNAWIIEDDYDSELRYAGHPFPSMQGLAPSRVIYLGTLSKVLFPSLRLGYVVAPLPLIDAFAGARALLDRHSPTADQHVLAAYMREGLFEAHIRRIRGVYAARRATLIASLTRHMPDHVTLQPSDQGMHLLLWLPQGFDDVQVAKSALADSIVVRPISPMYEAPARPGLMLGFGGFEPEELEAAAIRLQQVIDLHTPQRPAKPRRNEASH
- a CDS encoding amidohydrolase family protein, which produces MGGLVISGGRVVDPASGMDAIGDVAVVDGKIAAVGTGLGGAERQIDATGLVVAPGFIDLHAHGQTIPADRMQAFDGVTTSLDLEAGVLPVASWYKRQAEKGRVLNYGAAANWAFARIGAMTGSNAESSLESFGAAMRDRRWIENVATESEVGGILARLANGLNEGGIGIGILNAYAPGAGVQELTAVCQLAADHAVPTFTHVAYMSRIDPESAAEAYIRLIGYAGATGAHMHICHFNSSSKTDIERCVALIAKAQAQGLPITVEAYPYGTGSTVLAATFFSDPKFEERNGLGYDSVQRVTDGHRFGSREELLAAQAAEPSTLVLWHVLDIENNAHHRDLLDMAVLYPGGAIASDAMPWTLSDGRPYTGDAWPLPDDATSHPRSAGCFTRFIREWVRERRKVSLLEGIRKCALIPAEILSASTPAMRAKGRLQVGADADVVAFDFETLSDRATFSAMNRPAEGVRHLVVSGQPLINDGVLDVAARPGRPVRRPVTGG
- the rpmE gene encoding 50S ribosomal protein L31, yielding MKADIHPNYHTIKVVMTDGTEYLTRSTWGKEGDTLNLDIDPKSHPAWTGGTQQLMDRGGRVSRFQKKFSGFLKKD
- a CDS encoding LysE family translocator produces the protein MELYLAFAVTTATFALIPGPAMLYAAARTLAGGRRAGLMASLGLHLGGYVHVIAAAAGLALLFHAVPPLFMAMKLAGAAYLVWLGLSLFRDRDSAKRPELTPLSAERAFAQSIVVEVLNPKTAIFFLAFLPQFVDASASVPVWAQLFLLGTIVNLTFSAVDIVCVFFASAVMARLQRSRRSQRIMQRIGGSILVALGARLAFQDR